In Roseibium salinum, a single genomic region encodes these proteins:
- a CDS encoding ATP-binding protein, whose amino-acid sequence MISRPLVSSIAFRLPAAIVLICAVAFALSAIAIYGLLKAREETAAYGLQAYSSLADASLVSRQVSDLVSSAPFLMNATSPYAVSSKSRALVAQVDELIRSLPEYPPGEEAYRAANTQILELLGQIRKLTVALAARAETAQQHKEEVSSALGVIAVEATADHQEPRQRLNAIVHSVSSAGSLFQLGELRRRYVAETQGEPGTPGGTGMMPANALQPYERVFAAQTDYLLEMFSVRTAIARLHNVARELSQATETQSGIVTQTLNRDFQSTSETLQQLLVIVAAASLLVLTIAVLSIRSAIRVSKGIVSLSSGMNALAKGQKDVGPPVYQGDETELLDLQRAFQAFKESVDRVTRLRRTAEAAARTIRSTFRSMHEGIAIFDAAGQPVTMNRRVIELIGHKGSARKLPLVQFLAPIAEIPPDTLPDRANGRLLSGPVSVRHRWPDETVTEISLSHQNDDGIVLLARDVTLLDRQEAEAAKALRLDGIMRLTHQLSHEVGNTIGIITGSLGLLEREGGFSNKQMRNIARIRKAADRGRSLASSMLTIGRQQPVNLSSVDISSVLHGMADILEIAIGKNCRLRLDLDDDLPPLMLDPELFEQSVLNLCLNSASAMPAGGEVCVKTFAEDDAVAVSVHDEGVGMSREEVDKAFEPYFTTRAGAGGAGLGLAVVYGFVRQSGGTARIFSEPGRGTTVKLRFPRELAPAAEAGRQLEELS is encoded by the coding sequence ATGATCAGCCGCCCTCTCGTTTCCTCCATTGCCTTCAGGCTTCCGGCGGCCATCGTGCTGATCTGCGCCGTGGCCTTCGCGCTGTCGGCAATCGCGATCTACGGTCTCCTGAAGGCGCGGGAGGAAACCGCGGCCTATGGGCTGCAGGCCTATTCCAGCCTGGCCGATGCGTCTCTGGTGTCCCGGCAGGTGTCCGATCTCGTCTCCAGCGCGCCTTTCCTCATGAATGCGACGTCGCCCTATGCCGTTTCCAGCAAGAGCCGTGCGCTCGTCGCCCAGGTGGACGAGTTGATCCGTTCGCTGCCGGAATATCCGCCCGGAGAGGAAGCCTACCGGGCGGCCAATACACAGATCCTCGAGCTTCTGGGGCAGATACGCAAGCTGACCGTCGCCCTTGCGGCCAGGGCCGAAACCGCGCAGCAGCACAAGGAAGAGGTTTCGTCCGCGCTCGGCGTCATTGCGGTCGAAGCAACGGCGGACCACCAGGAGCCGCGCCAGCGCCTGAACGCGATCGTCCATTCCGTTTCGAGCGCGGGAAGCCTGTTCCAACTTGGCGAGTTGCGCCGCAGATACGTGGCTGAAACGCAGGGAGAACCGGGCACACCGGGCGGGACCGGGATGATGCCGGCGAATGCCCTGCAACCTTATGAGCGGGTGTTTGCCGCGCAGACCGACTATCTCCTGGAAATGTTCAGCGTGCGGACCGCCATAGCCAGGCTGCACAATGTTGCGCGCGAGCTTTCACAGGCAACCGAGACCCAGTCCGGTATCGTCACGCAGACCCTGAACAGGGATTTCCAGTCCACCTCGGAAACCTTGCAACAACTGCTGGTCATCGTGGCGGCCGCGTCGCTCCTGGTCCTGACGATCGCCGTCCTGTCGATCCGTTCGGCGATCCGCGTCTCCAAGGGCATCGTTTCCCTGTCCAGCGGCATGAACGCACTGGCCAAGGGGCAGAAGGATGTCGGTCCCCCCGTCTATCAGGGTGATGAGACCGAGCTGCTGGATCTCCAGCGGGCCTTCCAGGCCTTCAAGGAAAGCGTGGACCGGGTAACGCGCCTGCGCAGGACGGCGGAAGCCGCCGCACGCACGATCCGCTCCACCTTCCGCAGCATGCATGAAGGCATCGCGATCTTCGATGCCGCCGGACAACCGGTTACCATGAACCGGCGCGTCATCGAACTGATCGGGCACAAGGGCTCGGCGCGCAAGCTGCCGCTGGTTCAGTTCCTCGCACCCATTGCCGAGATCCCGCCGGACACGTTGCCGGATCGCGCAAACGGGCGCCTTCTCAGCGGGCCTGTCTCGGTGCGGCATCGCTGGCCGGACGAAACCGTTACCGAAATCTCGCTGTCGCACCAGAACGACGACGGCATCGTTCTGCTGGCCCGTGACGTGACGCTGCTGGACAGGCAGGAAGCGGAAGCGGCCAAGGCGCTTCGGCTCGACGGGATCATGCGCCTGACCCACCAGCTCAGCCACGAAGTCGGCAACACGATCGGCATCATTACCGGCAGCCTGGGGCTTCTGGAGCGGGAAGGCGGCTTCAGCAACAAGCAGATGCGCAACATCGCCCGCATCCGCAAGGCCGCGGACCGCGGACGCTCCCTTGCCAGCAGCATGCTGACCATCGGCCGGCAGCAACCGGTCAATCTGAGCAGCGTCGACATCTCCTCGGTGCTGCACGGCATGGCGGACATCCTGGAAATCGCGATCGGGAAGAATTGCCGCCTCAGGCTGGACCTGGACGACGACCTTCCGCCCCTGATGCTGGATCCGGAACTTTTCGAGCAGTCGGTCCTCAACCTGTGCCTCAACTCCGCTTCGGCAATGCCGGCGGGAGGCGAGGTGTGCGTCAAGACCTTCGCCGAAGACGACGCAGTCGCCGTGTCGGTGCATGATGAAGGCGTCGGCATGAGCCGGGAAGAGGTGGACAAGGCATTCGAGCCCTATTTCACCACAAGGGCAGGCGCCGGCGGCGCGGGGCTCGGCCTGGCCGTCGTCTACGGCTTCGTCCGCCAGAGCGGGGGAACGGCCCGCATCTTTTCCGAGCCGGGAAGGGGAACCACCGTGAAGCTCAGGTTCCCGCGCGAACTCGCCCCGGCCGCAGAGGCCGGCCGTCAGCTCGAAGAATTGTCGTGA
- a CDS encoding formylglycine-generating enzyme family protein, whose product MEALLRLPGIMLVIAALSTHVVWAGMPDGPAVNLTLIEIPGGTFAMGSEQHHVEEGPVREVTVASFRLSATEVTNAQFRAFVEATGYITTAERTLDPAEHPTWPPELLKPGSMVFRMPDQVAGTADIGRWSYVAGANWRSPEGPGSSIDGRDEFPVVQVSHEDAAAFAAWAGGRLPTEAEWENAARGGIDGAEFTWGETYDPEEGWKANSWQGVFPAYDSSEDGFHGIAPVASFPPNGYGLHDMAGNVWEHVADWYVPMHPDQNQTDPHGPPRELAAHFSDPSTGARHVIKGGSWLCAPNFCYRYRPAARQGQEQGLGTNHIGFRVAFDAD is encoded by the coding sequence TTGGAAGCATTGTTGCGTCTCCCGGGGATAATGCTCGTCATCGCCGCGCTGTCGACACATGTCGTCTGGGCTGGAATGCCGGATGGCCCTGCCGTCAACCTGACGCTTATCGAAATTCCCGGTGGCACATTCGCCATGGGATCCGAGCAGCATCATGTGGAAGAAGGACCAGTCCGCGAGGTCACGGTGGCTTCCTTCCGGCTATCGGCAACGGAGGTCACGAACGCCCAGTTCAGAGCCTTTGTCGAGGCGACCGGCTACATCACAACTGCCGAGCGCACCCTTGACCCTGCGGAGCACCCGACCTGGCCGCCTGAACTGCTCAAACCCGGCTCAATGGTGTTTCGGATGCCGGATCAAGTCGCCGGAACGGCCGATATCGGCCGGTGGTCTTATGTGGCCGGTGCCAACTGGCGCTCCCCGGAAGGACCAGGAAGTTCCATCGACGGCCGGGATGAATTCCCTGTGGTTCAGGTCTCCCACGAGGATGCGGCAGCCTTTGCCGCATGGGCCGGTGGGCGTCTGCCAACAGAGGCAGAATGGGAGAATGCCGCGCGGGGTGGCATCGACGGTGCGGAATTCACCTGGGGTGAAACCTATGATCCCGAGGAGGGCTGGAAGGCCAATTCGTGGCAGGGCGTTTTTCCCGCCTACGACTCCTCCGAGGACGGCTTCCACGGGATCGCGCCGGTCGCAAGCTTTCCACCGAACGGATACGGCCTCCATGACATGGCAGGGAACGTCTGGGAACATGTGGCCGACTGGTATGTCCCCATGCATCCGGACCAGAACCAGACGGACCCGCATGGTCCTCCCCGGGAGCTGGCGGCGCATTTCTCCGATCCGTCAACCGGAGCGCGGCACGTCATCAAAGGCGGCTCCTGGCTTTGCGCTCCAAATTTTTGCTATCGCTATCGTCCAGCTGCCCGGCAGGGACAGGAGCAGGGACTGGGCACGAACCATATCGGCTTTCGTGTGGCGTTCGATGCTGATTGA
- a CDS encoding arylsulfatase, with amino-acid sequence MMSINFYTASSAPLAVAITIAVALTSSGVVQADEIIGTPGSPSAERVLDGNQLPPQDMPFGGEIKDGALQSTPWWPPRVVPPAEAPNVLLIITDDAGFAVPSTFGGVIPTDTMDKLAAEGLSYTSIHSTSLCSPTRAALITGRNHHSAGFGVISEQSTGYPGYNSIISKDKATVGRILLDNGYNTSWFGKDHNTPAFEAAKSGPFEQWPTGMGFQYFYGFVGGDANQWQPDLFRNTTQIYPFEESEGEWNLVTAMADDAIGWINDMHQIDPSKPFFVKYAPGATHAPHHPTKEWVEKIEAMNLFDDGYEALRQTIFENQKKMGLVPQDAKLASWPSEHIKPWDQLTDVEKKLFIRQVEVFAAYAAYSDHEIGRVIDAVEEIGELDNTLIIYINGDNGTSAEGGPLGTPNEVAFFNGHNMIPAETQMQWYDVWGTEETYNHMSAGWAWAFDTPFDWFKQNASRLGGIRQNMVVSWPAKITDKGGRRDQFMHVIDVVPTILEVTGIPAPKAVDGIEQAPIEGTSFAYTFDAANADTPSRHTTQYFEMMGQWALYHEGWLLSTKVNRTPWDAFGPANTDPLNNQVLELYDLTKDMNQTTDIAAANPHKVDELKTLFIEEAKKYQVFPLDASFAARIVAARPNITAGRSEFEYTRPMVGLPQGSSPGLLNASYTITAEIEVPEGGAEGMILTSGGRFGGYGFYLKDSKPVFLWNMVDLERIKWEGTEALSPGKHVVEFDFVYDGMGAGTLAFNDFSGIGKGGTGTLRVDGKDVHTQDMKQTLPMILQWDESFDIGSDTLTGINDEDYKPPFTLTAKLDKLTIKVDRPQLSEADIEKLKGAMRNNSSSE; translated from the coding sequence ATGATGTCTATAAACTTCTATACCGCAAGCAGCGCCCCTTTGGCCGTGGCCATCACCATTGCCGTTGCCCTAACTTCCTCTGGCGTCGTGCAAGCTGACGAGATCATCGGAACACCTGGAAGTCCCTCGGCGGAAAGAGTTCTTGATGGCAACCAGCTTCCTCCCCAGGACATGCCCTTCGGCGGTGAGATCAAGGACGGCGCGCTTCAGTCCACACCTTGGTGGCCGCCGCGCGTGGTACCGCCGGCCGAGGCACCGAACGTCCTGCTGATCATCACCGATGACGCCGGGTTCGCGGTGCCGAGTACCTTCGGCGGCGTTATCCCCACAGACACCATGGACAAGCTCGCCGCGGAAGGACTGAGCTACACGAGCATCCACTCCACGTCCCTGTGTTCGCCGACGCGCGCAGCGCTCATCACCGGGCGCAACCACCATTCCGCAGGCTTCGGGGTAATCTCGGAGCAGTCGACCGGATATCCTGGCTACAACAGCATCATTTCCAAGGACAAGGCAACGGTCGGGCGGATCCTGCTCGACAATGGCTACAATACCTCGTGGTTCGGCAAGGACCATAACACGCCGGCTTTCGAAGCCGCCAAGTCCGGCCCCTTCGAGCAGTGGCCCACTGGGATGGGCTTCCAGTACTTCTATGGCTTCGTGGGCGGTGACGCCAACCAGTGGCAGCCGGACCTCTTCCGCAACACGACGCAGATCTATCCCTTCGAGGAGTCGGAAGGCGAATGGAACCTCGTGACCGCGATGGCGGACGATGCGATCGGCTGGATCAACGACATGCACCAGATCGATCCGTCGAAGCCCTTCTTCGTGAAATACGCCCCCGGCGCGACGCACGCCCCGCACCACCCGACGAAGGAATGGGTCGAGAAGATCGAGGCAATGAACCTCTTCGACGATGGCTACGAGGCGTTGCGCCAGACAATCTTCGAGAACCAGAAGAAGATGGGCCTGGTGCCCCAGGACGCGAAGCTCGCGTCCTGGCCCTCGGAACACATCAAGCCCTGGGATCAACTGACCGATGTGGAGAAGAAACTCTTCATCCGGCAAGTCGAGGTTTTCGCGGCCTACGCTGCCTACAGCGACCACGAGATCGGCAGGGTGATCGATGCTGTCGAGGAAATCGGCGAACTCGACAATACTCTGATCATCTACATCAACGGCGACAACGGGACGAGTGCCGAGGGCGGCCCGCTTGGCACTCCGAACGAAGTGGCGTTCTTCAACGGGCACAACATGATACCCGCTGAGACCCAGATGCAATGGTACGACGTGTGGGGCACCGAAGAGACCTACAACCACATGTCAGCCGGCTGGGCCTGGGCCTTTGACACGCCCTTCGACTGGTTCAAGCAGAACGCTTCGCGGCTCGGTGGCATCCGCCAGAACATGGTGGTGTCATGGCCTGCAAAGATCACCGACAAGGGCGGACGGCGTGACCAGTTCATGCACGTGATCGACGTGGTGCCGACGATCCTCGAGGTCACGGGGATCCCCGCACCGAAAGCGGTCGACGGAATCGAGCAGGCCCCGATCGAAGGCACGAGCTTCGCCTATACCTTTGATGCCGCGAACGCCGACACACCGAGCCGCCACACCACCCAGTACTTCGAGATGATGGGCCAATGGGCGCTTTACCACGAGGGTTGGCTCCTCAGCACCAAGGTCAACCGCACGCCATGGGACGCCTTCGGGCCGGCCAACACGGATCCGCTGAACAACCAGGTGCTTGAGCTCTACGACCTGACCAAGGACATGAACCAGACCACCGACATTGCCGCGGCCAACCCGCACAAGGTCGACGAGTTGAAGACGCTCTTCATAGAGGAGGCAAAGAAGTACCAGGTCTTCCCGCTTGACGCTTCATTTGCCGCCCGCATCGTTGCGGCGCGCCCGAACATCACGGCGGGGCGGTCCGAGTTCGAGTACACCCGGCCGATGGTCGGCCTGCCCCAGGGCAGCTCGCCGGGACTCCTCAATGCCTCCTACACCATCACGGCCGAAATCGAAGTGCCCGAGGGTGGGGCCGAGGGCATGATCCTGACTTCGGGCGGGCGCTTCGGCGGCTATGGTTTCTACCTGAAGGACAGCAAGCCCGTCTTCTTGTGGAACATGGTAGATCTGGAACGGATCAAGTGGGAGGGGACCGAGGCGCTCAGCCCCGGCAAGCACGTGGTGGAGTTCGACTTCGTGTATGACGGGATGGGTGCAGGGACGCTTGCCTTCAACGACTTCAGTGGCATCGGGAAAGGCGGGACCGGAACCTTGCGGGTCGACGGAAAGGACGTTCACACCCAGGACATGAAGCAGACCCTGCCGATGATCCTGCAGTGGGACGAAAGTTTCGACATCGGCTCGGATACCCTGACCGGCATTAACGACGAGGACTACAAGCCCCCCTTCACCCTGACTGCAAAGCTGGACAAGCTGACGATCAAGGTCGACAGGCCGCAATTGTCCGAGGCCGACATTGAAAAGCTGAAAGGCGCAATGCGCAACAACTCGTCAAGCGAGTAG
- a CDS encoding cytochrome c biogenesis CcdA family protein, giving the protein MPELSNIGILSAFVAGIISFLSPCVLPLVPGYVSYIAGRSAYATASGAVAAARSATLGLSLCFVLGFTTVFVILGASATALGQLLLQYRFEMNIVGGGIVTLFGLFMLGTIRPTWMMREARFHLDMPGGRAASAYVLGLAFAFGWTPCIGPILGAILTVSAASATVADGIALLTIYSFGLGVPFLLAAFFTDTLSARLKTFGRLGRVLRTLAAAVMIIMGVAMMTGYLSAFAFWLLETFPVLSSIG; this is encoded by the coding sequence ATGCCTGAACTCTCAAATATCGGTATCCTCAGCGCATTCGTCGCCGGGATCATTTCGTTTCTGTCGCCCTGTGTCCTGCCGCTGGTGCCGGGCTACGTTTCCTATATCGCCGGCCGGTCCGCCTATGCCACCGCGTCCGGCGCGGTTGCCGCTGCGCGCTCTGCAACACTCGGCCTCAGTCTCTGCTTCGTGCTCGGTTTCACGACTGTTTTCGTCATCCTTGGCGCCAGCGCCACGGCGCTCGGGCAGTTGCTGCTCCAGTACCGGTTCGAAATGAACATCGTCGGAGGCGGGATCGTCACGCTGTTCGGACTGTTCATGCTCGGTACGATCCGGCCGACATGGATGATGCGTGAAGCGCGCTTCCATCTGGATATGCCCGGCGGCAGGGCCGCATCGGCCTATGTGCTCGGCCTGGCCTTCGCCTTCGGCTGGACGCCCTGCATCGGCCCGATCCTCGGCGCCATCCTGACGGTCAGCGCGGCGTCTGCAACGGTTGCCGACGGCATTGCCCTGCTCACGATCTATTCGTTCGGTCTTGGCGTACCGTTCCTGCTTGCCGCATTCTTCACCGATACGCTGTCCGCAAGACTGAAGACCTTCGGACGCCTCGGCCGCGTTCTGCGGACGCTGGCGGCGGCGGTCATGATCATCATGGGTGTCGCCATGATGACCGGATATCTCTCGGCCTTCGCCTTCTGGCTGCTGGAAACCTTTCCGGTCTTGTCTTCGATCGGGTGA
- a CDS encoding SCO family protein, with amino-acid sequence MATTGRSDAKDSPLEPMETLRTSQFIAAVFIAVLGFASPALAHHPGTNLDKVMGDKEKFFQAVDKPAPGFGLADAAGNSVSLTDFEDKVVILNFAYAGCLDVCPLHSQKIAEIQRLLDETPMKTQVQFITVTTDPDRDTAEVLEGYGETHGLDPANWIFLTRKPGVPADATRVLARSYGLEFTETEDGQQMHGVVTHVIDRDGRLAARFHGLRFEAVNMVLYVNGIINNADVPEPTAGKSWWKRLTNWF; translated from the coding sequence ATGGCGACGACAGGAAGGTCCGACGCAAAAGACTCCCCGCTGGAACCCATGGAAACCCTGCGAACTTCACAATTTATCGCCGCGGTTTTCATCGCCGTTCTGGGGTTCGCCTCCCCTGCCCTGGCGCATCATCCGGGAACCAATCTCGACAAGGTGATGGGCGACAAGGAAAAGTTCTTCCAGGCCGTCGACAAACCTGCCCCCGGGTTCGGCCTGGCGGACGCGGCGGGCAACTCCGTCTCCCTTACCGATTTCGAAGACAAGGTCGTTATCCTCAACTTCGCTTATGCCGGGTGCCTCGACGTCTGCCCGCTGCATTCGCAAAAGATCGCCGAGATCCAGCGGCTTCTCGATGAAACGCCGATGAAGACGCAAGTGCAGTTCATCACGGTGACGACCGACCCGGACCGCGACACGGCCGAAGTCCTGGAAGGCTACGGCGAAACGCACGGGCTGGATCCGGCCAACTGGATATTCCTGACCAGAAAGCCGGGCGTTCCGGCGGATGCCACCCGCGTTCTGGCGCGCAGCTACGGGCTCGAATTCACCGAGACCGAAGACGGACAGCAGATGCACGGCGTGGTGACACACGTCATCGACCGTGATGGCCGCCTTGCCGCCCGGTTCCACGGGCTTCGCTTCGAGGCGGTGAACATGGTCCTCTACGTCAACGGGATCATCAACAATGCCGATGTGCCCGAGCCGACGGCCGGCAAAAGCTGGTGGAAGCGGCTGACGAACTGGTTCTGA
- a CDS encoding TlpA family protein disulfide reductase, producing the protein MTGLFNRRRAILVALAAGVPVLVALAAASVIYVRGAEPSGGSIGDRPKAAAASSRSFVVHEAPRSLPDITFADGSGQSLTLADFDGKMVLLNIWATWCLPCRTEMPALEALEAQLGDAGFQVVPLSVDRAGPGAIRKFYSDIGIRQLGLYIDASMQSSFDLAAPGLPTTLLIDAQGREVGRLIGPAEWDAPEMIAFLKTHLIPN; encoded by the coding sequence ATGACGGGCCTTTTCAATCGGCGGCGCGCCATCCTCGTCGCGCTGGCGGCAGGCGTACCCGTGCTGGTCGCGCTTGCGGCCGCAAGCGTGATTTACGTCCGGGGCGCCGAGCCTTCGGGCGGCTCCATCGGCGATCGCCCGAAGGCTGCGGCCGCCTCGTCCAGGTCCTTCGTCGTCCATGAAGCACCGCGGTCGCTTCCCGATATCACCTTCGCGGACGGTAGCGGTCAGTCACTCACCTTGGCCGACTTTGACGGCAAGATGGTATTGCTCAACATCTGGGCGACCTGGTGCCTTCCCTGCCGCACGGAGATGCCGGCGCTTGAGGCGCTGGAGGCGCAACTCGGCGATGCCGGCTTCCAAGTTGTGCCCCTCTCGGTCGACCGGGCCGGACCGGGCGCGATCCGCAAGTTCTACTCTGACATCGGCATCCGCCAACTCGGCCTCTATATCGACGCCTCGATGCAATCCTCTTTCGACCTTGCTGCGCCGGGACTTCCAACGACGCTTCTCATCGATGCGCAAGGCCGGGAAGTCGGGCGGCTCATCGGCCCGGCCGAATGGGATGCGCCCGAGATGATCGCGTTCCTCAAGACCCATCTTATTCCGAACTGA
- a CDS encoding DUF411 domain-containing protein encodes MRKALSLLTVAAGLLTGSAYFFWISSSEASEVMLYKNPQCGCCESYAEYLRQNGFTVTVQPTHELGEMSRDAGIPDEFQGCHLSMIEDYVVSGHVPIDTINKLLTERPRIKGITLPGMPLGSPGMGGNKQGPFTVYEIGDETPKVYSEE; translated from the coding sequence ATGCGCAAGGCCCTCTCCCTCCTGACAGTTGCCGCAGGCCTCCTGACCGGAAGCGCCTACTTCTTCTGGATCAGTTCCTCCGAAGCATCCGAAGTCATGCTCTACAAGAACCCGCAATGCGGTTGCTGTGAGAGCTATGCCGAATACCTGCGCCAGAACGGTTTCACGGTCACGGTCCAGCCAACTCACGAACTCGGCGAAATGAGCCGGGATGCGGGCATTCCGGACGAGTTCCAGGGCTGCCATCTGTCCATGATCGAGGACTACGTCGTGAGCGGCCATGTTCCGATCGACACGATCAACAAGCTCCTGACGGAGCGTCCCCGGATCAAGGGCATCACCCTGCCCGGCATGCCCCTGGGCTCGCCCGGAATGGGCGGCAACAAACAGGGACCTTTCACCGTCTACGAGATCGGGGACGAAACGCCGAAGGTTTATTCAGAGGAGTAG